From the genome of Pyxidicoccus trucidator:
TGCTCAATAAGCAACGGGTCGCAGAGTCGCGGACACAGGTCGCCCGCAGTCATCCGCTGTCTCCCCCTGGAGGGGGCAGAGCCGAACCAACAAGAGGCGAGCCTCCCCGCCTAAGGCAACTGCGAAAGCAGAACCGAAGGAAGAGCGGCATGCCGCGACTGGATTGGGCCGGACTGCTGCGCCTGACGTTCGCGCGGGACGTGTTCGCCTGCGAGAGGTGTCTCGGCTCCGGCGCGTAAACACCCTGGTCGCCTCAGGGGAAGGACACCCCGGACAGGATGACGGTGCGGCCTGTGCTCGGCTCCCAGAGCTTGAGGGTGTAGAGGCCCTGGGCCTGCGCTTCCAGCGCTTCCGCCTGCACCACGATGCGTTGCTCGCTGCCGCCGGGAGCCACGGGCCCGGACTGCCACACCGGCAGCGCCTTCAGTTCCACGCCCTTCGGGTCCGTCAGCACGGCCTCCGTGGTCGTCCAGGTCTGAGCGCCTTCGGGGTTCTCAAGGACTACCTCCAGCGCCACCTGCCGCGCGGAGCGATAGCTGAGGACTTGCACCGTCACGAGTGCGTTCTGTCGGGCGCGGACGACCGACTCCGTGAGGTTCTGGCTCCCCACCCCGTTGATGTCCATCGTCCCGGCGGCGATAAGGCCCGCCAGCCCCCCTGGAACGGTGTGCTCAGCGCGCTCTCGCTCCAGTTCCTCGTGGCACCGCTCAGTCTCCATCCGTGCCGCTCGGGCTTCCCGCTGGTAGAACTCCACGGGCTGGGCCTTCCGGTACACCTCCACCAGACGCTCTGCCCGGACCGGGTGCACCACGAGGATGAACACCGCGGCTGACGGGGCCGCGCCGTCCTTGAAGCGCACGGACAGCCGCAGCCTCGCGCCGGGCACCAGCTTGTCGGAGGGCGTCAGGCGCAGGGTGGTCTGCCCGACATCGACGAGCGAGAACACCTCCCGTCTCTCCAGTTCCACCCTGTCCTTGCCGCTCTCTCCACGCGACAACTCCGCCTCAAAGGTGAACGTGGTGGACAACCCCGGGCTGATGACAACCTCCGGCTCCTGACCTGTGGGCTCCTCCGGCAGCTCAACCACACGGACACCTCCCATCCAGGACGCGGAGCGTGGCTGAGCGGTGGACGCCGCGCCTACCAACAGGGTGAACACCAGCAGGACGGCGGAGTACGAAGCATGCACGAGGCGGAACCTCACGATGCAGCCATGAGGCCGCGTCACTCGAAGTGGTCTACCGGCTTCAAGTCCCCCACCGGGAAGATGCGGGCGGAATCGGCATCGCCACCAGGCTTTCGCTCCAGGCCCCGCTTCCCGTCCAGGCCGATCAGCTCCATGCACACAGAATAGGTCGCGCGGCGGTCATGAGTGAGCGCCGAGGTGAAGCGGCCGTACACGCGGTCCCCCAGGATGAGCTGTCCGGAGACCACCGAGGCGCTGCGCAGACCCTCCCACCCTTCCGCCAGTCTCACCTGCGTCTCTCCGGCACTCACGGAGATGACGTGGGGTTCACCCTTGATGACGTTGAGCATGACGGCGCGCTCGTAGCCCAGCCGGATGCCCAGTTCCTCCATGGTCTTCAAGGCGTTCGGCGGGCAGGCTTCCGGCTCGGGCGGAGGGGGGCGGACCTGCGGGCTGGAGCAGGAGAGATTGAGACAGGCGCCAGCCACGCCCATGGCCTTCATCCCCACCTTCTTCAGCGAAACGGCTGGCGGCTTTAGCTGCTTCATCACAGGTGCATCCTCTTTCAGGAGCGTCGCGGGAGGCGCGGCGGCCACAGCGGTTGCCGCCACCATCGGCGGAGTTGTGGCAGGGACAGCTTCTGGTAGCGCCCCCACGGGCGCCACTTCACGGAGCGGCGCGGGAGGCGTCACCATGCCGGACAGCGGCGCGGGCACCTTCGCCTCATCGGAGGAAGGCCCACGCTCCTCCACCCGCATCCCCCAGGCCGCCAAGCCCATTACCCCAGCGAGCAGCACAGCAGCCACCAGCACCGGCGAGCGCAACCGCTCTTGCCGAGGATGCGCCTCCACTGGACGCTCCTGCACCGCAGTTCCTGGAGCCGGCCTGGCCGGATGCCGAACGAAAGGTAGTGACGGGGCGATGACGAGCCTGGGCTCGGGCGGCGTCGCGGAGCACGTGGGCCACTCTGGCCGGCGGATGCATCGCCGTGCGCCGTCGCCAAACACAGGCTCGGTTCCCTTAACGTCCTCCCACGCGAAGAGACTGGCCTCCCACGCCGCGGGCTTGCCGGAGCTCACCGCCGCAATGAGCGCCGCGTGCAGCTCCGTCCCCATCGGGTAGCGCTCCTGCGGCTTCTTCGCCAGCAGTCGCATGATGATGTCGCTGAGCGCCCGAGGCGTGCGCCGGTTGAAGTCCGCCGGCGCAGGTGGCGTCTGCCCTTCTATGGCCAAGTACAGCATGTCGGGAGGCAGGTGCGGCGGGAACGGGTAGTGCCCTGTCACCACCCGGTACAGGCTGACGCCCAGCGCGTACAGGTCATCGGTGGCCTGGTACGCGTACCGTGCTTCCGGCCGGCCGTGGTTCTCCCGGTGGAAGAGCACCGACTCGGGGCTGCGCAGGTGCAACGTGCCCGGAGGCACAGTCTGCTCGGTGATGGTGGCCGCGCCCGCGTAGTCCCCGATGCCGAAGTCGATGAGCACCGGCTCGCCGTCTGACTCCCGGATGCGGATGTGCACGGGCTTGACGTCACGGTGCAGCACTCCCGTCCCATGGAGCGCATCAAAGGCCAGGGCCAGCTTGCCGGCGGCCTGCACCAGTTCGCGGAAGCTCGGGTTCACCTCTTCGACCCAGGTGTCCATCGGCCGGCCGGCCACCCAGTCCATGACGAAGTAGAGGTAGCCCGTCCGCGGGTGCGGCCACCTGCCGCAGGCGTGAAAGCGCACGACGTTGGGGTGCACCGCCTTGACCATGAGCAGCGTGACTTCGCGCTCGGCCCGTTCATCTCCGGGACGCAGTGCCAGCTTCAGCGCGTAGAACTCGCCGGGCCGACCCATGTCCTCCACGCGGTACACGGCACCGAAGCCGCCCACGCCCAGCCGGTCCACCACGCGCCAGGTGCCCACCTCCGTGCCGGGCCCGAGCGCCTCCGGGTACACCTGAATGTTCTCCACGTGCAGGGGCATCAGGCGGCTCACCTCAGGCACAACCTAGCAGGTTCCCGCTTGACCTGGGACAGCAACTACTTCCCCAGTTGGGCGATGGCCTGGCCTCCCAAGGGGAACTCCCGCCTACGCCTCGGCATCAGGGCCATGGCGGAAGTCTCCGCGAGCGTCCAGTTCCTTTCGGGCCGGGCGCATTCCTCCAACCCCAACCCGCGAATCACACGACGAACGAGAAGACCGAGAGCCAACCCATGGACGGGACGATGCGCAGCCCGACCACCGTTCGATACCTGCCGGCAATCGCGGGGCACCGTCCTCCTCGTCGACCTACCAGGTAGTGCATTTCCTTCCCGCCTGATGAGATAGGCTTCGAGGATTACTTCCCCCACAGGCCTCCAACCCGGTTCCGGATATCGGATGGATGCCCAGCAGATGGAGCAACTCCATGGTCTCCTACAATGTCGGTAGGCTCTTCAGTGAAATTGAGAGCGCGGTGAAGTCGGACGTCCCCGTCGCGGAAGGACTCCTGCGCGTCATTCAATTCTGCGAAACCGCACGCCCTCACCCGGACTGGTCCGCTCTTCGTTCACTGGATGTGGCGGGTGATCTCCAACAGTTCCAGCAGTGGCTCGAAACCGTCATGCGGCAGATGCCACCACCAGCTCCGGTGACGGGGCTGTGGTTCGGCCTCTTCAATCCGGTCGTGCAGGGTCGCGTCACCGCGGACCTTCATCTCATCGGGGCACCCTACAGTGCGAATGATCCTGACTGGCTGTTCCGGCAGCGCTGGGGCGGGGACACGCCCGACGCGAGTTCCACTGTCCTTGATGCCATCTATCGCGTGGCCTACGGGCGCGAGAACGGCCTTGGGAACGACGCCGAATACCCCTTGTGCCTTGCGTACGCCGCGCTCGCTGTCAGGCACCTCGCAAAGCTCATGGGGCCGACGCTCCTTGGGGATGCCGCCCAGCGAGTCCTCCATGTCGGCTTCGACTCCGGCGACTTCCTATGTATCGGTGCAGTCCAGAGAACGGGGCTGATTTTCTCTCGAAGCCGCAGCGTGATGACTTGATGCTCGCGTGGTGCGGGCCCACCCCTCGCGGAAGGGGAACCCGCCAGCCGACATGGTGCACTTTTCCGGGGCGCGGGCTGCGCGGTCCTAGAGCGCCAAACAGGTTAGTGGAACCTCAGGCCGCAAGCCGCCGCTTCTCGTCGATGCGGCGGTGGAGGGTCTCCAGGTTCTGGAGAGCGCAGAGCCTGCGAAGGTCGAAGGTGTTCTTCCGGGTGCCGCGGTAGCGGGCCCGCGAGCCCTGGCGCTGGCTGAGGTGGGCAAGCTGGTGCTCGACGTGCACCCGCTCGCGCAGCTTCGCCCGTCCCGAGCGGGTACCTTGCAGCCGCCGCAGTCGCTTCTGCAGGCCCTCGTCCTCGCCCAGCCGGACGCTCCTGCCGCGTCCGGAGGCCGCGTGCGTGCATTGGGCGCGCAGCGCGCCCCCGATACACAGTGGAAGCCTGCGAAGGCTGGGACGATCCCCAGGCAGGGGGAGCACCGTGCCCAAGGGCAGCGGGTGCGGTTGTCCCGCTATACGGGCGTCACTTTGCGGCCAGGTAGCTCACCTGGTTAGAGCGGCGGTCTCATAATCCCGGCCCTGCCCCTCACC
Proteins encoded in this window:
- a CDS encoding DUF2381 family protein, producing the protein MTRPHGCIVRFRLVHASYSAVLLVFTLLVGAASTAQPRSASWMGGVRVVELPEEPTGQEPEVVISPGLSTTFTFEAELSRGESGKDRVELERREVFSLVDVGQTTLRLTPSDKLVPGARLRLSVRFKDGAAPSAAVFILVVHPVRAERLVEVYRKAQPVEFYQREARAARMETERCHEELERERAEHTVPGGLAGLIAAGTMDINGVGSQNLTESVVRARQNALVTVQVLSYRSARQVALEVVLENPEGAQTWTTTEAVLTDPKGVELKALPVWQSGPVAPGGSEQRIVVQAEALEAQAQGLYTLKLWEPSTGRTVILSGVSFP
- a CDS encoding serine/threonine protein kinase; protein product: MPLHVENIQVYPEALGPGTEVGTWRVVDRLGVGGFGAVYRVEDMGRPGEFYALKLALRPGDERAEREVTLLMVKAVHPNVVRFHACGRWPHPRTGYLYFVMDWVAGRPMDTWVEEVNPSFRELVQAAGKLALAFDALHGTGVLHRDVKPVHIRIRESDGEPVLIDFGIGDYAGAATITEQTVPPGTLHLRSPESVLFHRENHGRPEARYAYQATDDLYALGVSLYRVVTGHYPFPPHLPPDMLYLAIEGQTPPAPADFNRRTPRALSDIIMRLLAKKPQERYPMGTELHAALIAAVSSGKPAAWEASLFAWEDVKGTEPVFGDGARRCIRRPEWPTCSATPPEPRLVIAPSLPFVRHPARPAPGTAVQERPVEAHPRQERLRSPVLVAAVLLAGVMGLAAWGMRVEERGPSSDEAKVPAPLSGMVTPPAPLREVAPVGALPEAVPATTPPMVAATAVAAAPPATLLKEDAPVMKQLKPPAVSLKKVGMKAMGVAGACLNLSCSSPQVRPPPPEPEACPPNALKTMEELGIRLGYERAVMLNVIKGEPHVISVSAGETQVRLAEGWEGLRSASVVSGQLILGDRVYGRFTSALTHDRRATYSVCMELIGLDGKRGLERKPGGDADSARIFPVGDLKPVDHFE
- a CDS encoding transposase, yielding MLPLPGDRPSLRRLPLCIGGALRAQCTHAASGRGRSVRLGEDEGLQKRLRRLQGTRSGRAKLRERVHVEHQLAHLSQRQGSRARYRGTRKNTFDLRRLCALQNLETLHRRIDEKRRLAA